The Cyclopterus lumpus isolate fCycLum1 chromosome 3, fCycLum1.pri, whole genome shotgun sequence genome includes the window atatatatatatatatatatatattttttttttttttaataatacgtGTAGATGAAGGCGCTTCACCACCGGCAAAGAGAGCACGAGTGGTGGGAAGCGATGTCATCAGACGAAGGGGACATGATGCACAAGTAATGGAGAcatccaaatcaacatgaacaaagtggAGTAGCAAGTGCATTGtcatgtttgttattttaatggcaacttttacaaaatgagcaatgtgaatgaatgagattgTGCGAGATCTAAAGTTAGCTAGGCTAATAAACGCgatgttcccaatgctgtttgtctgttgctCAGCAACAGCCCCACACATGGTGACTATTTTCTCTcggctactgaaatgcgatacacaacgtttggtggctacaactattttgtgctgaaaggcagcttactatttacttactatttataatgtcgctggcaaccgtattataaaagcaaaAGTCCTGCCTATCGaaccttattgcttaaatatatatctatatatatatatagttgttaaACAGAATGGTTCTTTCAgaaacatataataaatatgtcatatagtaataatataccatacatatctatctatatttacgtataataagaataatacatccaatttatatagcgcttttcaaaacacacaggcgcttaaatgtatgtatatgtagtTACTTGTTTGGCAGAATGGTTTCTTTCGGactcataataaatatatcatataataaatcttaacatatatttataaaaaaatgtcatataaTACTAATGACTAATACTAAGTGATAGACGTAATGTGTGTTTAACAGGCCTGTTGATCCGTTACGCTGGTTTTCCAGCGTGAGTCCAACTCTTTTAGTCACACGGTTCTTCAGATACAACCGGAACGACTCGTCATAGAGACTAAACTGTGCGCGTCATCGACCCACAACGTGCACGTGGACCTGTCTGAGTGGACTCTGTGTGGTTCCGCTTCATTGAACACGTCCGGATCGTCTCCTCGTGACGTCAGCGCGCCAGCAGGAGGGAGACGGACCCGAACGGAGCCGAGCGACACCGAGCGGGTCCGAGTGAGCGAAGCGTTTTTAACGGAGTTGTCTGGAGGAAACGTTTCTGTGAGCTCGTGAAGATGTCTAAAGTCCAACAGCTGAGATGTTTAGTCAACCAGCGACTAACTGCGGCTGCGCAAGAGATCTTTGGTCTGTTTGAAAGAACGATAGCAGAGTACGAGGAGGAACTTTGtagttccagagaggagaacgagcgacACCGGAAACGACTGGACGCTGTGTTCAACCCGGAAGTCCGGTTACACAGAGCAGGTTggtcctttgtttctttgtcgCTTTAAACTTCATGTACTGAGGTAGAGTTACAGGTACTGTACTAAAGTACTTAAACACGGTCATAGTTTtactcagaggtacatattgtactttttactgtactacatctctcAGGCTCTTGGATTTGTGCTCAAACTGTATTCATGTACTCAGATTTAGTTCTTCTTGCTCAGATCTTCTGCTCTCCAGCTTCAGGCTGCGTTTGCTTCACTGGAACGTCCCTGATGGAggactggttcctcctcttctgcagccCAAGGctttattatattgttctttATCAATAAAAGGACGATTAATGACAAAAGAGGTCATGCTTCTCTCATTCACAACTAATTCACTTCTTTTTCATTGATAAACCTTTTGaataataaagagtttaatatgAGATTCATAAGACATAttaatgtgtgttattgttcTCCAGtagacccagagcccccccacattaaagaggaacaggaggacccagagcccccaaacatttggaaagttcatccaatgtttccaccaaaatgacttcagttcaATGTTGTTCTTCTATATTTGTCCCAGAGTTTGTAACCAAGCTGCAGCAgactggttttatttttaaataaatatgtgtgttcatgattaatgttttaatggaagttacatttataatgtgtacgtgaaatgtgaaatgaattggtttcatttatgaaatgtattgttcactgATATGATTTCCACCCTGTTATCTGAGTGTCATTGAACCTCTGGCCGAGGCTATTAGAATACACCTACATGTTAAAGGTATTAACAGTGGGAAAATGGAGCATATTATTTCActgtatgcagatgatataCTGCTATTTTTCCATAACCCTAAACAATCAATGTGCTCGAAATAATCTGTGAATTTGGTAGATTCTCTGACTGTAAGATCAATATGGGTAAATCAACTGCCCTACCACTTGGAGGCAGTAGAGACCCGGATAACAGCATAATATCTCCATTTAATTTATCTCCCAATGGCTTTAAATACCTGGGAATCCATGTCTGCTCCCAACTGGAAGACCTGGTGAAGATGAatctgtctcctgtcctcaaACAGATTAAACTGGATGTACATAGATGGCTGCCGCTCCCAATTTCTTGGCTGAATATACTCCCTAGAATGTTGTACCCCTTGTTCACTGATATGATTTCCACCCTGTtatctgagtttattttatgataattaaatgaaatcaagAATTATTAAGCATATCTTTGTGGTTACTTGCAGGTTATGAATTggctaaataaaataacataaaaatggCGTaaaatttcaattaaattttaGAAGAACTTTTTACAAAATATTGCTTGTTTGTAAATactgtttaaaatatattttagggTAAAGGTGGATTTGTGCTCAAACTGTATTCATGTACTCAGATTTAGTTCTTCTTGCTCAGATCTTCTGCTCTCCAGCTTCAGGCTGCGTTTGCTTCACTGGAACGTCCCTGATGGAggactggttcctcctcttctgcagccCAAGGctttattatattgttctttATCAATAAAAGGACGATTAATGACAAAAGAGGTCATGCTTCTCTCATTCACAACTAATTCACTGCTTTTTCATTGATAAACCTCTTGAATAATAAAGAGTTAAATATGAGATACATAagatgtattaatgtattttattattctccagAGCCCCCCGACATTAAAGCGGACCAAGAGGAACCAGAGCCCCCCGACATTAAAGCGGACCAAGAGGaaccagagcccccccacattaaagaggaacaggaggacccagagccccgccacattaaagaggaacaggaggatcTAGAACctccccacattaaagaggaacaggaggacccagagcccccccacattaaagaggaacaggaggaactctggaccagtcaggagcgagagcagcttcaagggctggaggaggctggtctcaagttctcattcactgtaaagagtgaagatgatgaagaggaagctcagtcctctcagcttcatcaaagacaaactgaacacatggaaacagaagctgatggagcggattgtggaggaccagaaccagacaggaagttagatcCAGAAAGACATCCAGGACCAGATACTGATGAGACTGAGGACAGTGATGATTGGGAGGGGACTGAGGACAGTGATGATggggaggagactgaggaacCTCAGTCAGATGTGAACcctcaaaacaaagaagtacCTGTAAGTGATGTGAACTGTAGTACTGGAAATACATCAATCAGCTCTCCTGAATGTGCTGGAAGCTCTGACCACAAGGGACATCTGGAGAAACCCACTAGCTccaaaacaggagagaaaccatttcaatgctcACTTTGTGACAAAAGATTTGGATTCAATAAGTATCTAAAGAAAcacatgactgtccacacaggagagaaaccatttcaatgtTCGCTTTGTGGCAAAAGATTTGGATTCAATAAGTATCTAAAGAAACACATGAGTGTCCACACAGgtgagaaaccatttagttgttccttgtgtagtaaaacattttcacttaAGGGAAACCTGAACTTTcacatgactgtccacacaggagagaaaccatttagttgttcagtgtgtagtaaaacattttcacGTAAGGGAAACCTGAACTTTCACATGattgtccacacaggagagaaaccatttggttgttctgtgtgtagtaaaacattttcacataaAGTAAGCCTGAACGATCACATgtttgtccacacaggagagaaaccattttgTTGTTCcgtgtgtagtaaaacattttctCTTCAGAGAAACCTGAACGGTCACATgtttgtccacacaggagagaaaccatatAGTTGTTCCGTTTGtcgtaaaacatttacacaaaagcaACATCTGAAACGACATTTAGTTGTCCACACTAGAGAAACTAATTAGTCGTGGAGTTTCTCAACAAGATTCTCTTTTCTCGGTTATTCCAAAAATCACAATTTAGTTATGAGAGTCTCTGAAATAAACATGGTTAAACACTTAAAAACTGTCAGGCTGATACAAACTCCAACATAAATCTATTCAGCTGAGATTAAGCTTCACATCAATTTATATTCTTTGATGTCAGTTTCTCTGGTATTGtcttatgtttcatgtgttatgtGTTGTCATGTATATATGAATTTAAATGGTTTTCCATTGTCAAAGTATTTCATGTCCTCTATGCAGCACTGTGGTTTGAGCTGAATTCTCATCGGTGATGAAACTGAGGAACATTTGtaaccttctttctcttcagcaaCGTTTCtctaaatatgtgtgttcatgatgttcaatgttttaatggaagttacatttataatgtttacgtgaaatgtgaaatgaattgctttcattaatgaaatgtattgttcactgATATGATTTCCACCCTGTTATCTGAGTGTTATTGAACCTCTGGCCGAGGCTATTAGAATACACCTACATGTTAAAGGTATTAACAGTGGGAAAATGGAGCATATTATTTCActgtatgcagatgatataCTGCTATTTCTCCATAACCCTAAACAATCAATGTGCTCAAAATAATCTGTGAATTTGGTAGATTCTCTGACTGTAAGATCAATATGGGTAAATCAACTGCCCTACCACTTGGAGG containing:
- the LOC117728890 gene encoding zinc finger protein 239-like produces the protein MYFIILQSPPTLKRTKRNQSPPTLKRTKRNQKEQEDPEPPHIKEEQEELWTSQEREQLQGLEEAGLKFSFTVKSEDDEEEAQSSQLHQRQTEHMETEADGADCGGPEPDRKLDPERHPGPDTDETEDSDDWEGTEDSDDGEETEEPQSDVNPQNKEVPVSDVNCSTGNTSISSPECAGSSDHKGHLEKPTSSKTGEKPFQCSLCDKRFGFNKYLKKHMTVHTGEKPFQCSLCGKRFGFNKYLKKHMSVHTGEKPFSCSLCSKTFSLKGNLNFHMTVHTGEKPFSCSVCSKTFSRKGNLNFHMIVHTGEKPFGCSVCSKTFSHKVSLNDHMFVHTGEKPFCCSVCSKTFSLQRNLNGHMFVHTGEKPYSCSVCRKTFTQKQHLKRHLVVHTRETN